Below is a window of Moorella thermoacetica DNA.
CGCCATTTATGGTATGCTCCTTTACAATTTGTTGCGGTCGAAAAGTCCATTATGGTAAAATAATCTTAGCCGGGATAATTCTACCTCGAATGCCGCTACTTCGTATTCGGATACTAACCCTTTACCCGGCGAGAGGACAACCCCGGAGGAAATGCCCATGAAAAAAAGAATAGTTTCCCTTTTGATGGCAGCAATTCTACTTTTGTTGTTGCCAGTCACCCCTTCGGCCGCAACCCCCCAATTCACCGACATCCAGAACCACTGGGCGAAAGACTACATCCTTAGTTTTGCCAATAAAGGTTTTGTCAAGGGCTACCCGGACCAGACCTTCAAACCCGACAGGCCAATCAGCCGGGCAGAGTTCACCTGCATACTGCTCAACTGCCTGGGTATCACCCCGGCGTCAGACGTTAACACACCGACCTTTAGCGATACCACCAACCACTGGGCCAGGGCCCAGATCGCCGAAGCGGTGCGGAGGGGGATCCTGGTAGTGAGCGAATACCCCGGTGGGCTCAAACCTGATGATCCCATATATCGCAGTGAAGCTGCCGCTATGATGATTAGAGCCCTGGGGAAGAGTCCCGACATGACCCCAACCTCTTTTAAAGACAGCAACCAGATTGCAAAGAGCATGTACCGGGGCTACATCAAGGCAGCCTCCAGCGAAGGGCTGATGCACGGCTACCCGGATGGAACGTTCCGTCCCTTCCAGGGCGTGAAAAGGGGTGAGGCCTGTGCCATGCTGGTCAATCTGCTAGGCAAGATCGGTACCGCCTCTCCTCCTGCCGTCCAGGTCAACCCATCAAGCAACAGTGCCCTGTCCGCCCTGGTAATCCAGGGCAACCGCTACAAACTGGGGGACACTGTCGTTTACCTCAAGCGGGACTCGACTAACATACCCATATACTCCCTCAGCGTGGCGGGGGGCTTAGTCTTCATCAACAACACCTTCACTTACCCTCTAAACAGCACCGACAATAACCCGGATCTGGTCGTCAACAATACCCGCTATGTCCAATGCCGGCTCAGCGTAAGCGGCAGCGATTTACAGGTCACCCCGGGCGCCGTGAAGCTGGATTCCATCTCATATAACGGCTACAAGTATAACGCCGATTACGTGAAGCTCTATATCGGCAACAAAAACGGCAGCTACTACCTGTCCGACGCCGAACTGGTAGATCGGCAAACCATCAGGGTCGGCGGTAACAGCTATGACATCGGCAGCACCCCGGTATCCATCGCCCTGGGGGATAATTTCTATGCCATCAACGGGATCAATTACGACAGCAGCAGTATCAGCCTGGACCTGGCAGCCACCACCCCGGTGGTGACGAACGGCCTTGATATCTCGGATATCTCTGCCATCTTCGTGGATACCAGGTCCCTGGACCTCAATACCATCAGCAGCCTCTTTTTCATTATTGACGGCAGCAGGTATGACCGCTCGGAAGTGGTCATCGACGCCTCCGGCAATTTTACGGCTAATAACAAGTATTATACCCCCGATCAGGTTACCATGGTTATAAACAACAGCTTCTATAAGCTAACCGACGTCAAGTCCTTCGGCGGCAAGTTTATATTCTACTGCACCGCCAGCAATGTGACCACCTGGGCAATAGTTAATGATAAATACCAGGATGCCAGCACGATCCAGATCCTGATGGGGAACAACATTTACACCCTGGACAAGATCCTGGTGGTGCAGCATAACGTGATCCGCATCGGGGGGCGCCAATATAAACTCGGCGACATATTCGGCTGCCGGATTAACGGAACATTGTACGACATCGAAGATATCGATTACGACAACAGCCTGGATCTGGTAACGATGGACGTT
It encodes the following:
- a CDS encoding S-layer homology domain-containing protein, yielding MKKRIVSLLMAAILLLLLPVTPSAATPQFTDIQNHWAKDYILSFANKGFVKGYPDQTFKPDRPISRAEFTCILLNCLGITPASDVNTPTFSDTTNHWARAQIAEAVRRGILVVSEYPGGLKPDDPIYRSEAAAMMIRALGKSPDMTPTSFKDSNQIAKSMYRGYIKAASSEGLMHGYPDGTFRPFQGVKRGEACAMLVNLLGKIGTASPPAVQVNPSSNSALSALVIQGNRYKLGDTVVYLKRDSTNIPIYSLSVAGGLVFINNTFTYPLNSTDNNPDLVVNNTRYVQCRLSVSGSDLQVTPGAVKLDSISYNGYKYNADYVKLYIGNKNGSYYLSDAELVDRQTIRVGGNSYDIGSTPVSIALGDNFYAINGINYDSSSISLDLAATTPVVTNGLDISDISAIFVDTRSLDLNTISSLFFIIDGSRYDRSEVVIDASGNFTANNKYYTPDQVTMVINNSFYKLTDVKSFGGKFIFYCTASNVTTWAIVNDKYQDASTIQILMGNNIYTLDKILVVQHNVIRIGGRQYKLGDIFGCRINGTLYDIEDIDYDNSLDLVTMDVTESTGSWTGYLPGQPQKYLFYVDNSIYQDGATGNVTIYAGGGWRTFDSITFSDQSHFVYDNTTYNLLGAEIKIGDTVFTVVDSAWRVSSQVMEVYLQKA